Proteins from a single region of Nitrososphaerota archaeon:
- a CDS encoding hydrolase, which yields MSTFTIGSSKTALVVIDLQKGIAGMDAQPHDSKAVIANAAKLAKAFRERGMPVFLVHVTQSKGTALQTQSDTPFPSRGQMPPDWADFVPELGPDPSDVVITKRQWGAFYGTDLELRLRRGGVDTIVLCGISTTYGVESTARFAFEYGFQQIFAEDAMSDRSAEAHRNAIEFVLKRIGRVRSTQEILDALD from the coding sequence TTGAGCACATTCACGATCGGAAGCTCGAAGACGGCCCTGGTGGTGATCGACCTCCAGAAGGGCATAGCGGGGATGGATGCCCAGCCCCACGACTCGAAGGCGGTTATAGCCAACGCGGCGAAGCTCGCCAAGGCGTTCCGCGAGAGGGGGATGCCTGTCTTCCTCGTCCATGTGACCCAGTCGAAGGGGACCGCCCTCCAGACCCAGTCCGACACCCCCTTCCCCTCGCGTGGTCAGATGCCCCCGGACTGGGCCGACTTCGTCCCCGAGCTAGGTCCCGACCCCTCGGACGTGGTGATAACAAAGCGGCAGTGGGGCGCGTTCTACGGGACTGACCTGGAACTCAGGCTGAGGAGAGGAGGCGTGGACACAATAGTCCTCTGCGGGATCTCCACCACCTATGGGGTCGAGAGCACCGCGAGGTTCGCCTTCGAGTACGGGTTCCAGCAGATATTCGCAGAAGACGCCATGTCCGACCGCTCAGCCGAGGCCCACAGGAACGCGATTGAGTTCGTTCTGAAGAGGATAGGCAGAGTAAGGAGCACTCAGGAGATCCTGGACGCCTTGGACTGA
- a CDS encoding DoxX family protein — protein MSSLIDADYAALLLRVFVGAALIAHAMPKVKGGWGTQAGMWIGSMGVPPVAARLVTVLEFFGGIFLIVGLITPVVAGFFAIQFAAIIAMKATKMKAGFMGAGDKPGYELDFTYLLLSLGIFLLGSGALSVDGLLHIL, from the coding sequence ATGTCTTCTCTGATAGACGCAGATTACGCGGCCCTCCTCTTGAGGGTGTTCGTGGGGGCGGCATTGATAGCCCACGCAATGCCCAAGGTGAAGGGAGGCTGGGGGACCCAGGCAGGCATGTGGATCGGGTCGATGGGGGTCCCGCCCGTGGCAGCCAGGCTCGTGACCGTCTTGGAGTTCTTCGGGGGCATCTTCCTCATCGTCGGTTTGATCACCCCTGTGGTCGCCGGCTTCTTTGCCATCCAGTTCGCGGCAATCATAGCCATGAAGGCGACCAAGATGAAAGCAGGGTTCATGGGTGCGGGCGACAAGCCCGGCTATGAGCTCGACTTCACCTACCTACTGCTGTCTCTGGGGATATTTCTCCTCGGATCGGGGGCTCTGTCCGTGGACGGCTTGCTCCACATACTCTAG